Proteins from one Cyprinus carpio isolate SPL01 chromosome B15, ASM1834038v1, whole genome shotgun sequence genomic window:
- the LOC122139885 gene encoding ret finger protein-like 4B has protein sequence MMTHVTDEETRICPSCARGFDVPLILPCSHTLCGRCLTGGAGPDLCRGGVRGGVSSSHPVVLCPNCRHGVELPCFDWSSALTCLPFDPTVTFDPVKRGTHEEQRWETDGSVDLSEEEMEQSVSGLIFTLDSSCSDSSLHLSSSALSVTFTGHMISSHDRRDQDCPLPQVCGSVSVSRGQYYWEVDVCNSAIYRIGVISSCDGRGWWLERRGSAFHTVFEGQHELLPSVPPQLKTVGVFLNVGGASITFHNPVTQEFLAAIPAHFSAPLHPALQLGQGRLKLRPGLPPPNHVFLSHSSAYRGPGGAGSGRWRRDVTFGLELGFGGTLTSPAGTFADWLHDGSENIEDIYYLINRYNKKGFALGYREN, from the exons atgatgacACACGTCACAGACGAGGAGACACGCATCTGTCCGTCATGTGCTCGTGGTTTTGACGTTCCTCTCATTCTGCCCTGCTCTCACACTCTCTGCGGCCGCTGTCTGACCGGAGGGGCGGGGCCTGATCTGTGCAGGGGCGGGGTCAGGGGCGGGGTCTCCTCCTCTCATCCGGTCGTTCTCTGTCCAAACTGTCGTCATGGCGTTGAGCTGCCCTGCTTTGACTGGTCATCTGCTCTGACCTGTCTGCCCTTTGACCCTAcagtgacctttgaccctgtAAAGAGAGGGACGCATGAGGAACAGAGATGGGAGACGG ATGGCAGTGTGGATCTTTCTGAAGAGGAAATGGAACAATCCGTTTCAG GTCTTATCTTCACCCTCGATTCGTCCTGCTCTGATTCGTcgcttcacctctcaagctccgCCCTCTCCGTCACCTTCACAGGTCACATGATCTCATCACATGACCGCAGGGATCAGGACTGTCCACTTCCTCAGGTGTGTGGCAGCGTGAGCGTCTCCAGAGGACAGTATTACTGGGAGGTGGACGTCTGCAACAGCGCCATCTACAGGATCG GAGTGATATCATCATGTGATGGGCGTGGCTGGTGGTTGGAGAGGCGTGGCTCTGCGTTTCACACTGTGTTTGAAGGACAGCATGAGCTCCTCCCCTCTGTTCCTCCTCAGCTGAAGACAGTGGGCGTGTTTCTAAATGTGGGCGGAGCTTCCATAACCTTCCACAATCCGGTAACTCAAGAGTTTCTCGCTGCAATCCCCGCCCACTTTAGTGCCCCTCTCCATCCTGCTCTTCAATTGGGCCAGGGAAGACTCAAACTCCGCCCCGGCCTGCCGCCACCCAATCACGTCTTCCTCAGCCACAGCTCTGCCTATCGGGGTCCAGGAGGGGCGGGAAGCGGGCGCTGGAGGCGGGATGTCACGTTTGGTTTG GAGCTTGGGTTCGGGGGAACCCTGACTTCCCCTGCCGGAACGTTCGCAGACTGGCTACACGATGGATCGGAAAACATTGAAGACATCTACTATTTAATAAACAGGTATAACAAAAAAGGCTTTGCCCTGGGTTATCGGGAAAATTAA